Below is a window of Paraburkholderia kururiensis DNA.
GAAGCCTTCGCGCTTGAGTCCGAGTTCGGAGAGCGCCTTGACGATGATCGTCGTGGACGAGATGGCGAGGATGGCGCCGAGGAAGAGCGAGTCCATCGGACTCCAGCCGAACGCGCGGCCCATTTCGAAGCCGATCCACAGCATCAGCACGATTTCGGAAAGCGCGGCCACCACGGCCGTCGCGCCCACGCGAAAGAGTTTGCGCAGGCTGAATTCGAGGCCGAGCGAGAACATCAGGAACACCACACCCAACTCGCCGAGGGTCTGGATGGTCTGCTCGTCGTGAATCAGCTGGAACGGCGGCGTGTACGGGCCGATGATCACGCCCGCCGCGATGTACCCGAGCACCACCGGCTGTTTCAGGCGATGGAACAGCACGGTGACGATACCCGCGAGCACCATCACGACCGCCAGATCCTGAATGAAGCCGATGCCGTGGTGCATGAAGACGGTTCCTTACAGACAGTAATGTGAACCGCGATGGTACCGCACGCGAGGAAGCCGCCCAACCGCGCTCGCCGGGCGCCCGACCCTTCTGGCCGTGAGCGCAAGCCGGTCGCAGCCACGAACAGGCCCTAGAATGTGGCCCACGTCCACGCCGCCCGAGCGCCTCGGCGCTCAAAGCGAAGCGCGCCCCACCACCTGCACGCCGCACGACCATGACGACCCACTCCGACGCCGCCGTTCCCTTTCCGCCGCTCGCCCAACTGGCCGCCGACCTCGCCGCGGGCCGCACCACGAGCCGTGCGCTCGTCGAGACCGCGCTCGAACGCATCGCCAACCCGGCGGGCCAGGGTTCCACCGTCTTCCTTCAGGTCGATGCCGCGAGCGCCCGCGCTGCCGCCGACGCCCACGACCGCCTGCGCGCCGCCGGGACGGTACTCTCGCCGCTCGCCGGCATTCCCGTGTCGGTGAAGGACCTGTTCGACATCGAAGGCCAGGTGACGCGCGCCGGTTCCCGCGTGCTCGCCAGCGCTGCGCCGGCCACAGCCGACGCCGTCGCCGTGGCACGGCTCAAACGCGCGGGCGCCGTGATCGTGGGACGCACCAACATGAGCGAGTTCGCGTTCTCCGGGCTCGGGCTCAATCCGCATTACGGACATCCGCTCTCGCCCTGGCAGCGCCACGCGAAGGGCGACGAGCGGGTGGCGGGCGGGTCGTCGTCGGGGGCGGCGGCATCCGTTGCGGACGGCATGGCCGCCGTGGCGCTCGGCACCGACACAGGCGGCTCCATCCGCATTCCCGCCGCGCTGTGCGGCCTGACCGGCTTCAAACCCACGGCCGCACGCATTCCGAGACAAGGCGGCGTGCCGCTGTCGACCACGCTGGATTCGTTCGGGCCCATCGGCGTGAGCGTGGCCTGCTGCGCGCTGGTGGACCGCATCCTCGCCGGGCTGGAGCCGCACGTTCCGGCGGCGCGCGGCATCGAGGGCCTGCGGCTCGGCGTGCTGACGAACTACGTGACGGATGGCGTGGAGCCCGCCGTCGCCGCAACGCTCGATACGGCACTCAAGCACCTGGAAGCTGCGGGCGCCATCGTGAGCGAGGTGCGGTTCGCACCGTTCGACCGGCTGCCCGAGATCAACCGCTTCGGCTTCTCGCCCATCGAGGCTTACGCGTGGCACCGTCCGCTGCTCGCAAAGCATCGGGACGCCTACGATCCGCGGGTGCTGGCGCGCATTCTGAAGGGTGAACCGGCCACCGCCGCAGACTATCTGGACCTCATGGCCGAGCGCGCCGCGATGCTCGAAGCCGCGCAAGCCACACTGTGGCAACGCTTCGACGCGGTCGTGGCGCCCACCGTGCCCATCGCGCCACCGCGCGTGGCAGACCTCGAACACGACGACGACGCCTTCGGCCGCACCAACGCCCTGGTGTTGCGCAACCCGTCCGCGTTCAATTTCCTCGACGCCTGCGCGCTCTCGCTGCCGTGCCACGTGCGCGGTGCGGCGCCCGCGGGCTTGATGCTCGCGGCCGCGCCCTATGCTGACGACGCCTTGCTCGCCACGGGCCGCGCCGTGGAGGCGGTACTGAACTCGATCCGCTAAAGCACGACGGCACGACGCGCAGCAAGCGCCGCGCCGCTCGCGCATAAGGCCGGCGCTGCGACGAACGACAGACGCTTCGCGCTAGAATCGCGCAACGCTTCGCCCCCCCCTCACCACACGATCTGCACACGTTTCGCACACGACCCGATATGAACTACAACGATGCCCTGTTGCGCCGCGAGCGCTCCCTGCTGGTCCTGCTCGGCTTCATCTGCCTTGCGCTCGTGGGCGGCGCGCTCTGGCTGCAGTACTTCAGGAACGAAGACCCGTGCCCGCTGTGCATCATCCAGCGCTACTTCTTCCTGCTGATCGCCATCTTCGCGTTCCTCGGCGCGCGCTTTCGCAGTTGGGGCGGCGTGCGCGTGCTCGAAGCGCTGGCGGCGCTCTCGGCGCTGGGCGGCATCGTGACCGCGGTGCGCCACGTCTATGTGCAGGCTCATCCGGGTTTCAGCTGCGGGTTCGACGCGCTGCAACCGCTGGTAGACAGCCTGCCGCCCGCGCGCTGGCTGCCCGGCGTATTCAAGGTGGCGGGCCTGTGCGAGACGCCGTATCCGCCGATTCTCGGCCTCTCGCTGCCGGCCTGGGCGCTCGTCGGCTTTGCGCTCGCGTTCGTGTCGCTCGTGCTGAGCCTGTGGCGCAATCGCGGCCGGCGTTGAGCCTCGGTCGTTGAATGGTTCGGCAAAGCGCAGTTGCGGCGCTTTGCCTGCGCGGTGCCCGCTTGCGTTGTGCGTCTGCATCGCGCGTTTGCGTTGCGGGTTCGCCCCAGGCGTTTGCCTCGTGCGTTCGTCTCGCGCGTATCGCGCTTTCCGTCTGTCTGTTCACGTCTCTGCGGCCATGGCTGCAGCGCCCGCTCTACTGCCGTGGCCCGCAACGCGGCCCGGCGCCCTCCCATCCCCGGCCGCTGCGCAACTTATTCCCCGCCGCCGGATCGTAAGAGGGCCATGACAGCCGGCTGATAGGCTTCATCATGCGCGGGAAATATTTTTGACCGCGAGCGGTGCTATCTTCGAACCTGGATGGCGATCTACGTGCGCGAGGCCGGCTGCGGCCGCCCCGATGCGTAACGCGCGCCTGATCCGCAATGTCTCCTGGATCCACCATGACAACGCAAACCATCCGCTTCCTCCCTCCGCTCGCGGTCCGCGAATTGCACGGCGTACCGGTCGCGCGTATCGCGGCCGCCGGTCAGCGCAAAGACGCTTCCCGTCCGCACCACCGCCACGGCACGTGCGCGCATTCACTACAACGCATCCGCCGGATACGCGAAGACGTCCTGAACGTTCGCGCGCCCGCGGGCCCCGCGATGCGAGTGCGGCACAAGCACTGAAACGATCAATCCGCCGCCAGGGTGCTCTCGCAAGCGCTCGCGCGGCCCAGCTGGAGAAAGCCGGATGCATGCCTGGCTCACCGATCTGCAACACCTGCTGGCACACGGCGACGCCGCCGTGCTGGTGACGGTCGCGCGCGTGGAAGGCTCGGTGCCGCGCGATGCCGGCACGAAGATGATCGTCACGCGAGACAGCGCGCGCCACACCATCGGCGGCGGGCATCTGGAATGGAAAGCCATCGAGATCGCCCGCCAGGTGCTGCGCGACGGCATGCGCACACCGCACACGCGGCGGCTCGAGCGGCTCGCGCTGGGCCCGAGTCTCGGGCAATGCTGCGGCGGCTCGGTGGTGCTTGCATTCGAGCGGCTCGACATCGGCGACCTGGGCTGGCTCACTTCGCTCGCCAAACGGCTCGCAGCCGGCGTCTCGACCGTTCGCAGCGTATCGTTCGGCCCCGCGGCTGACGCCGTGATGCTCACCGATCCCGAGCCCGGCGTGCAGGGTTCCGACTGCCTGCTGTGGGAAGGCGCGGGCTTCGGCCACGACGGCGCCTTGCTGACCGAAACCATCGCGCCCAACGAATTCGAGGTGCTGCTGTTCGGCGCCTCGCACGTGGGCCACGCGCTCGTGCGCGTGCTCGGCACGCTGCCGTGCCGCGTGCGCTGGATAGACCGCCGCGAAGCCGCGTTCCCCGCGCCGGACGTGTTCGCCACGTACGGCGCCCCGAACGTCGTCATGGAACCGGGCGACGCGCCCGACGACGCCGTCGACACCGCCGCCCCCGGCACCTACTTCATCGTCATGACGCACGACCACGCACGCGACCTCGTGCTCGCGGAACGTATCCTGCGTCGCGGCGACTACGCGTTCTTCGGCATGATCGGCTCGCATACGAAACGCAAGCAGTTCGAGCATCAACTTGCGGCGCGCGGCATCGATCCCATGCAGCTTGCGCGCATGAAGTGTCCGATCGGCGTGGAAGGCATCGTCGATAAGGCACCCGAAGTCATCGCGATCTCGGCGGCAGCGCAACTACTGCAGGCCGTGGAGGCTCACGCGAACGCCACGGCAAGCGCCCTCCCGCGCGAGCCCGCGTGAACGGTCGCGCAAGGCGCACCCTACACGTCATCCTTTACCCCAGGCACCGAAAATAATTCGATCTCGACATGAATAGCTCCGTCCCCGCCTCTCTCGTACAGAAAGCCGCAGGCGCACCGAAGGCCGAACTGCACATCCATATCGAAGGCTCGCTGGAACCCGAGCTGATCTTCCGCCTCGCGCAGCGCAACGGCGTGAAGCTCGCCTACGAATCCATCGAGGCACTGCGCGCGGCCTACGCGTTCACGGATCTGCAATCGTTCCTCGACATCTATTACGCCGGCGCGAGCGTGCTGCTCACGGAGCAGGACTTCTACGACATGACCGCCGCCTACGTGGAACGCGCGCTGGCCGACAACGTTGTGCATACCGAAATATTCTTCGATCCGCAGACGCACACCGAACGCGGCGTGCCCATCGCCACGGTGGTGGCCGGCATCGACCGTGCGCTCGCGGATGCGGAAACGCGCGGCCTGTCGAGCAAGCTGATCCTCTGCTTTCTGCGCCACCTCCCGGAAGAAGACGCGCTCGCCACCTTCGAAGCGGCACTGCCGCTCTTCGATCAGTACCGTCACCGGCTGATCGGCGTGGGCCTCGATTCGTCGGAGCGCGGCCACCCGCCGTCGAAGTTCGAGCGCGTGTTCGCGAAGGCGCGCGCGAAGGGCCTCAAGCTCGTGGCGCATGCGGGCGAGGAAGGACCGCCTTCGTACGTGTACGAAGCGCTCGATCTGCTCAAGGTGGATCGCGTCGATCACGGCGTGCGCAGCATCGAAGACCCGGCGCTCGTGGCACGCCTCGCGGACACGCGCGTCGCGCTCACGGTATGCCCGCTTTCCAACGTGAAGCTCTGCGTGTTCGACGACATGACGAAGCACACGCTCAAAGATCTGCTCGATCGCGGCGTGGCCGTGACCGTGAACTCGGACGACCCGGCCTACTTCGGCGGCTACGTCAACGACAACTATGTGGCCACCATCGAAGCGCTGAAGCTCGACGACGCCGACGTGTACACGATCGTGCGCAACGGCTTCGAGGCGTCGTTCGTCACGCCCGCTGAACGCGCGGCACTGATCGCGAAGCTCGACGCTTACTGGCACCGCGACCATGGCGAGCATGGCGGTGGTGTCGGCGTGAGCGCCTCATAACAACACAACAAGCACACCTCTCGATTCAGGAGACGTCGTACCCATGACTCAATCGGCTTACCGCGCGCAACTGCTGACCTTCACCGGCGATCCCGCGCAATCGTCCAACGCGGCGGTGTTCGACGAAGACGGCCTCGTGATCGTCGAAGACGGCCGCGTCGTGGCGGCGGGCGCCTATGCCGCGCTCGCCTCGCGGCTCGTGCCGGGCGCACAGGTGCACGAGATGCGCGACAAGCTGATCGTGCCCGGCTTCATCGACACGCACATCCACTATCCGCAGACGGACATGATCGCCTCGCCCGCGCCGGGGCTGCTGCCCTGGCT
It encodes the following:
- a CDS encoding amidase; translation: MTTHSDAAVPFPPLAQLAADLAAGRTTSRALVETALERIANPAGQGSTVFLQVDAASARAAADAHDRLRAAGTVLSPLAGIPVSVKDLFDIEGQVTRAGSRVLASAAPATADAVAVARLKRAGAVIVGRTNMSEFAFSGLGLNPHYGHPLSPWQRHAKGDERVAGGSSSGAAASVADGMAAVALGTDTGGSIRIPAALCGLTGFKPTAARIPRQGGVPLSTTLDSFGPIGVSVACCALVDRILAGLEPHVPAARGIEGLRLGVLTNYVTDGVEPAVAATLDTALKHLEAAGAIVSEVRFAPFDRLPEINRFGFSPIEAYAWHRPLLAKHRDAYDPRVLARILKGEPATAADYLDLMAERAAMLEAAQATLWQRFDAVVAPTVPIAPPRVADLEHDDDAFGRTNALVLRNPSAFNFLDACALSLPCHVRGAAPAGLMLAAAPYADDALLATGRAVEAVLNSIR
- a CDS encoding disulfide bond formation protein B, with protein sequence MNYNDALLRRERSLLVLLGFICLALVGGALWLQYFRNEDPCPLCIIQRYFFLLIAIFAFLGARFRSWGGVRVLEALAALSALGGIVTAVRHVYVQAHPGFSCGFDALQPLVDSLPPARWLPGVFKVAGLCETPYPPILGLSLPAWALVGFALAFVSLVLSLWRNRGRR
- a CDS encoding adenosine deaminase, whose translation is MNSSVPASLVQKAAGAPKAELHIHIEGSLEPELIFRLAQRNGVKLAYESIEALRAAYAFTDLQSFLDIYYAGASVLLTEQDFYDMTAAYVERALADNVVHTEIFFDPQTHTERGVPIATVVAGIDRALADAETRGLSSKLILCFLRHLPEEDALATFEAALPLFDQYRHRLIGVGLDSSERGHPPSKFERVFAKARAKGLKLVAHAGEEGPPSYVYEALDLLKVDRVDHGVRSIEDPALVARLADTRVALTVCPLSNVKLCVFDDMTKHTLKDLLDRGVAVTVNSDDPAYFGGYVNDNYVATIEALKLDDADVYTIVRNGFEASFVTPAERAALIAKLDAYWHRDHGEHGGGVGVSAS
- the xdhC gene encoding xanthine dehydrogenase accessory protein XdhC yields the protein MHAWLTDLQHLLAHGDAAVLVTVARVEGSVPRDAGTKMIVTRDSARHTIGGGHLEWKAIEIARQVLRDGMRTPHTRRLERLALGPSLGQCCGGSVVLAFERLDIGDLGWLTSLAKRLAAGVSTVRSVSFGPAADAVMLTDPEPGVQGSDCLLWEGAGFGHDGALLTETIAPNEFEVLLFGASHVGHALVRVLGTLPCRVRWIDRREAAFPAPDVFATYGAPNVVMEPGDAPDDAVDTAAPGTYFIVMTHDHARDLVLAERILRRGDYAFFGMIGSHTKRKQFEHQLAARGIDPMQLARMKCPIGVEGIVDKAPEVIAISAAAQLLQAVEAHANATASALPREPA